The following coding sequences lie in one Anguilla rostrata isolate EN2019 chromosome 8, ASM1855537v3, whole genome shotgun sequence genomic window:
- the LOC135260373 gene encoding trace amine-associated receptor 13c-like, with amino-acid sequence MNLTEEHQETPCVHSNFSCLENSPTAVDLLLYMPVGIVVSLTVCGNLVVIISICHFKQLQTPTNFLVLSLAMVDLLVGGIVMPLYFITWIDPGRCFGIVYCTLFKIATYCFTCISVYNVALIGLDRYLALSNPFHYSMKMTVKVTLRMIGILWLNSFIYNMVLLYLNGDFTDKKENMKCGECVGQVNTIWAIVDFVIAFVLPCSMIIILNLNIFAIAKMHANKIRSVRKNDHGSMASEWKAAKSLGILVAVFLMCSVPYYVCAFVEIYVRRKSVDIAVSITVPLLYLNSSINPIIYALFYPWFQRSVKLILTLRICGSESSMLNVQRET; translated from the coding sequence ATGAATCTCACAGAAGAGCATCAAGAGACACCCTGTGTGCATTCAAACTTTTCTTGTTTGGAAAATTCACCAACAGCAGTGGATTTGTTGCTGTATATGCCTGTAGGGATAGTTGTCTCACTGACCGTGTGTGGAAACTTGGTTGTGATCATCTCCATCTGTCACTTCAAGCAGCTTCAGACACCAACTAATTTCCTTGTGCTCTCTTTGGCCATGGTGGACTTACTTGTTGGGGGAATTGTGATGCCCCTCTATTTTATTACGTGGATAGATCCAGGGAGGTGCTTTGGTATAGTGTATTGCACACTTTTTAAGATAGCAACATATTGCTTTACTTGTATATCAGTTTATAATGTAGCTTTAATTGGGTTGGACCGATATCTTGCTCTCTCCAACCCTTTTCACTATTCCATGAAAATGACAGTGAAAGTAACTTTGAGGATGATAGGCATACTGTGGTTGAATTCATTCATCTACAATATGGTGcttctttatttaaatggagATTTCACtgacaagaaagaaaacatgaaatgtggtgagtgtgttggTCAGGTTAATACAATATGGGCTATTGTTGACTTcgtaattgcatttgttttaccaTGCTCAATGATTATAATTCTAAACTTGAACATTTTTGCTATCgctaaaatgcatgcaaataaaataaggaGTGTCAGAAAAAATGATCATGGTTCTATGGCCTCTGAATGGAAAGCAGCAAAATCCCTTGGAATTCTAGTGGCAGTCTTCCTTATGTGTTCAGTACCCTACTATGTATGTGCCTTCGTTGAAATCTATGTTAGGAGAAAATCTGTTGATATTGCAGTTTCAATTACAGTACCTCTATTATATTTGAATTCTTCCATTAATCCAATAATTTATGCTCTTTTTTATCCATGGTTTCAGAGGTCTGTTAAACTCATACTAACACTTAGAATATGTGGCTCAGAGTCTTCTATGTTGAATGTGCAACGGGAAACCTAA